In the Chryseobacterium sp. MYb264 genome, one interval contains:
- a CDS encoding WxcM-like domain-containing protein: MSFPKIIEGGKYSDERGDLFFNNNFNASEVKRIYFIENKNINSIRGWTGHEVEQRWFSTIQGSFVIRLVQVDNWNNPNKKAEILEFELSSQSFNILHVPRGFATAIQAKEDNSKLIVMADYLMGELKDEYRFEINYFEKLK; this comes from the coding sequence ATGAGCTTTCCTAAAATCATTGAAGGAGGAAAATATTCCGATGAAAGAGGGGATTTATTTTTCAATAATAATTTTAATGCTTCTGAAGTCAAGAGAATTTACTTTATTGAAAATAAGAATATAAATTCTATCAGAGGATGGACAGGGCATGAGGTAGAACAACGTTGGTTTAGTACAATACAGGGAAGTTTTGTGATAAGATTGGTACAAGTTGATAATTGGAACAATCCTAATAAAAAAGCTGAAATATTGGAATTCGAACTGAGTAGTCAGTCTTTTAATATTCTTCATGTTCCGAGAGGATTTGCCACTGCAATTCAGGCAAAAGAAGATAACTCAAAATTGATTGTGATGGCAGATTATTTAATGGGAGAATTAAAGGATGAGTATCGTTTTGAAATAAATTATTTTGAAAAATTAAAATGA